Genomic DNA from Etheostoma spectabile isolate EspeVRDwgs_2016 unplaced genomic scaffold, UIUC_Espe_1.0 scaffold00009033, whole genome shotgun sequence:
CCCTGACTTCTATCTGTCTGACACTGCACTTATGGTGTGCACTGAGATTACATATTTGGGCCATGTTATTGCAGATGACCTTTCTGATGATGAGGACATCTATAGGCAGCGTCGGAAGCTGTATGCACAAGCGAACATGCTGGTTCGTAAGTTTAGCATGTGCTCTGTACCTGTGAAAATATCACTTTTTAGAGCGTATTGTACACCTTTGTATACGGCCTACTTGTGGTGTCGATACAAGCAAGGCAGCATTAGAAAACTCACAGTGGCTtataatgacagcatgaggctgctgctgaATGCTCCAAGAAACTCCAGTGCAAGCCATATGTTTGGCAGCGTTGGGGTACctacctgctctgctgttttatgtaacctgatgtatagatttatgtgtagggtgtctgagtcagaaaatgacacaaTCTCTGTTTTGGCGAACCCTGTACGTAGTTCTGTCAGATTCTCCTCCAGATTGTGGAACCATTGGCGAACATGTCTGTATACTAGACTctgaacattgtggaaggctttattttaattttatttttgtgtattctgtatttttgtgtttgtatatgttcttattctgatatggatccccctgggtctgaaataaagtttattaatATACTGTGTGAACCAGTGAAGAGAATCAGAAAGGAAAACATCTGTCAAGTATTTTACATGAACAGTTATGTCTATATTGATAACTCCATTACTGCAATAAATTCACAGTGGTGAGCCTGCACTCGCTTCTGCTGTGAGCCATCGTCCTTCTCCTCTCCGTTCGGGAGCTTCATGTGTGTTGAGGACAGTTTCAGTTCGCTTGTCACAATAAAAAGGATGTGATTAGTGCAATTTCAAGTACTTTAAAGAAAGCGGTCAACATTTTGGGAgataatatatttgtttttaatgtacaaAGATGCAAACagcactgtaacacacacacacacacacacacacacacacacacacacacacacacacacacacacacacacacacacacttcccattcCCTTGAGAAGTTGCAGAACAATAACAAGCCTGAGTTAGATAAGACTGGGAAAGTTAAATCAATAACATaatacattcacacaaacacacatttgttttatattcacATAACCTGCACGGGTCCCCTTGCCCAgatggacaacacaagggttaaatatgtatttagtAGGCCGGGGTCAATGCAAAAGGTCAAATATAACGAATGTGTCTCTGTGAcccaataaaaaacacaaggattattctgtaaatctctctctctctctctctctctctctctctctctctctctctctctctctctctctctgtgtgtgtgtgtgtgtgtgtgtgtgtgtgtgtgtgttaaatattaCCTGGGTCCGTGTGACCCAGACAGGCGAGACCGTGGTACATGTGACATACGCGGGAACGGGTCCCGGAGACCCAAAGGGCCGGGTTCGCTCTAGTAAACGTTACATGAACTGAAAACCAAcgtgggtccctgggacccaaaggtcAATGCAAAAGGTCAaatataaagtgtgtgtgtgtgtgtgtgtgtgtgtgtgtgtgtgtgtgtgtgtgtgtgtgttaaatattaCCTGGGTCCGTGTGACCCAGACAGACGAGGCCGTGGTATAGGTGACATACAGTCAAACGCTGGGACGGGTCCCGGAGACCCAAAGGGCCGGGTTCGCTCTAGTAAACGTTACATGAACTGAAAACCAACGTGGGTCCCTGGGAACCAAAGGTCAATGCAAAAGGTCAAATATAACGAATGTGTCTCTGTGAcccaataaaaaacacaaggattattctgtaaatctctctctctctctctctctctctctctctctctctctctctctctctctgtgtgtgtgtgtgtgtcaaaggtAGATTACACTGTGATGTTTGCATGGGTTTGCTGTGATTTTGGTTTGggtttattgcatgtgtttgctgtgttttctgtttgggtttattgTGGCATGTCTTTTATAATTGTTGAATTGCATGGTTGGTTTTGTGGTggctttatttcctgttttgtaGGTGGGTTTTCTTTATGGAGATTGGAGACCCTCCcccctgtttgttgttgtcgctCGGACTTAACAAGCTCAGAATTACATAAGTGGACACACCTGGGCTTGATGAGGGCAGGTGTGTGAGAACAAGGCGGTGAAAAGGAGAGAAGCCacacagaagagacagagaagccACGGGGAAGCAACGGGCGAGGGCAAGAGGAACTggcggaagaggaggagagcagagcagaatcGAAGCAAGAGAAGTGAAGCCAAAGAGACACGGAGGAGGGCGGTAGCTGAGACGAGTGGACGGACGGGAGAAGCGTCTACGATAGACACTCCGAGAAGGACTGAAACGCGAGAAAGCAGATAAGTAAAGGAACGTCTGCCGGCTAACCTCGGAGAGTGTGTGGCGTGAAGTACTGCTTGTGATCTGTGTTCtgagagctctctctctctctgtccctcccaGTACCAGCTACGGAGCAACAAAGACGCTACGCCGACTGGACGAAGAAGGACCCCGGCTTCCGGGAGTGAAACGTGGCTGCCGTTTGCATCATTGCTGCCTTGGACTGAAACGAACATTGAACCATAAACGATAAGGACATGACTCTTAGTATATTATATGAATTTTAACCCTTCCTAGCTGTCTTTTATATGTGTTGTTTGTTAGTCTTAATCTGGTTTTAGTTTTagaataaagaattacatttagactaagctgtgttgtgtgtcctaATTTGTCAGTGGGAAGGTTTTAACTGCTGGTAGACCGcctatagtttaaaaaaaaaaaaaaaagaacacccCCTCCTCTCGGTGGGTTTGTGACATTttggcgttgtcggcaggacACCAGCTCCACTGACAAATATGGACCAGACACCAGGTGGTAGTAATGACAATCCACCAGCAGGGGGTAGCAAGAGTCCAGCCGTTATGGCTCAGTTTGTTATGCCGTGGTTTATGGGGGCTGCGTGGATACCAAAATTCACTGGAGATAGAAATAAATTTGGGGACTGGAGGGTTCAGGTGGAGGCCATGCTGAGGGCTCAAGGACTCACTGAACAGCAGCAGGCAGACTTCTTGCTGGGGGCTTTAGAAGAGGATGCTAAACGAGAATTGCTTCTTGTACAACCCACACAAAAGGATACCGGAGCTAAAGTACTACAACAGTTGCAAACCCTTTATGCTAAACCAGCCACTAAAGCGCAGTTGAGAGCagctttttttaactgtagacAGCGAGCGGAAGAATCAGTGAGTGCTTATATATTAAGACTAAGAGAATTTCTTTCCAGATGGCAGGCACAAGATACAGGTGTAAGAGAGGACGGAGCGGATTTGTTGTTGGACCAGCTGATGGTGGGGTTACGGGCCGGATCCATTAAACAGGAGTTGAGCCGTCAGCTCCGGCGGGATGAACATCTGACCTTCAGTGCAGTCTGTAACGAAGCACGGGCCCTGGAACGGGAACTacaagagggagaggagagcacTATGTCTCAGAGAATTGTAGCTCCACAAACGCAAGAAGAAAGGCCCAACGTGGAACAACTGAAAAGCCAGTTGCGACATGAACTGCAGCAGGACCTGATGGGCGAGGTGCGGGAACAGATGAAGACCCTCTCAGCCAACCTAATGGAAGAGGTCAGGACCCAATTAATGAGGGAACCGTCGTCAGCCCTGAGCGACCGACCAACGACGGGTCCAACGTATACGTCGCGACAAGGGTCTAGGTCAGCTTACCAGTGGGATACAGAGGGTCGGCCCATCTGTCTGTGCTGTGGCGAAGCTGGACATATGCAACGCTGGTGCCCACGTAGACCATCCAAGCGACGGGATTTTTAATCCCCCCTACCACTGAGGGCCAAGTAGTGGGGGCTGTTGGACAAGAGGAAGGGTCTGTGTTACAAGAGAGGTCTGCATTGATCGGTGAGTGCCCTAGCGTTGTTATAAAGATGAATGAAAAGGCAGTGCCATTTGTATTAGATACAGGGTCACAGGTCACCCTTTTGAGTGAGACTTTGTTTAACAAGTATCTGGCAGGTACTTGCTCTACTAATACTACTGAAGCCCCTTGGTTGACTCTACGGGCAGCAAATGGCCTGAAGATTCCCTATATTGGTTATGCTTTAGTTGATTGTCGAATAGGAAGCATCTGTGTACCGGCAAAGGGTGTAGTAATAGTGAACGATGAGTGTTTGGGACCCACCAAAGGTATACTGGGCATGAATATTATTAATCCTGTGTGGTCTGCTCTTACTCAAGGGAACCATCCAGGGTTGGCTGCTTTTAAGACCACCATGCCACTTGTTCAGAGCCAGGCTTGGGTCAGAGCCTTTGCAGAGTGTCGTCGGATCACTGAAGGGGAATCCCTTCCCCCCTACCAAGGCCAAGTCAAGTTACCACGCCAACAACCAGTAATCATCCCACCACAGACAGAAATGCTGGTATGGACACAGGTATCTGAAGGGGCCCCAAAACAGAATTGTAACGTGATGATTGAATCCCTTCCAGACAGTGGTGCGGAGTGGTGCGTGGGCCGTACGTTGGCAGTGATATGTGATGGAAGGGTCCCTGTACGGCTGTGCAACCCTAATCCATATCCGGTAACGTAACAACGGATGTGGTGGAGGTTGAGGTGAGGCACATTGGAGTGGAAGACACAAGCGGACCACACCCAGCAGTGACTCTGCAGGGAGATGGACTGACCCCGGACCAACAGGGTGAGTTGACAAAATTGTTACACAAGTGGTCAAAAACCTTTGCTTGTCACGATGAAGATTTCGGCTGTACCAGCGTGGTGAAACACCAAATCCCCACGGGTTCAGCTCCCCCCAGTCGTGAGCGGTACCGGACTGTTCCCCCTAGTCTCTACACAGAATTGAGGACTTTGCTGCAGAATATGCTGACGGGTGGAGTGGTAAGAGAGAGTGCAAGTCCTTGGGCAGCTCCAATCGTGCTGGTGAAGAAAAAGGATGGGAGTTGGCGGTTCTGTGTGGATTACAGGAGGCTGAATGCGTGTACTCACAAAGACGCCTACCCTCTGCCCCGGATCGAGGAGGCGTTGACTGGACTAAAGGCTGCCCGATGGTATTCTACCTTGGATCTAGCAAGCGGGTATTGGCAAGTCGAAATGCATCCAATGGACAGAGAAAAAACCGCCTTTACCACGCCGTTCGGGTTGTATGAGTTCAACCGGATGCCCTTTGGATTGTGTAATGCCCCTGCAACCTTCCAACGATTGATGCAACGTTGTTTAGGTAACTTGGTAAATGACTTTCTGCTGATTTACTTGGATGATGTGGTTGTGTTCTCTCCCGATTTCAGGAGTCACCTGCGTCACCTGGAGGAGGTGTTTCGGTGTCTCCATGAACATGGGTTGAAGCTTCAACCTACAAAGTGCCGTTTGTTCCAGCGAGAGGTGACGTACTTGGGGCATGTCATCAGTGAACAAGGAGTGTCCACTGACCCAGAAAAGACTATTGCAGTAAGGGACTGGCCAATTCCTCAGACTGTAAAACAGGTAAAATCCTTCTTGGGTTTTGCAGGTTATTACCGGCGGTTCATACCCGCTTTTTCTAAAATAGCCCTCCCCTTAAATGCTCTAACTCACGGAACGACTACACAGAGTAAGAACGCCCCAATCACGTGGACGCCGGAATGCCAACGGGCCTTTGATCAGCTCAGAGAGGCGTTGCTTACCACCCCTGTGTTAGCCTACGCAGACTTTTCCCAACCATTTAGGCTATACACGGATGCCAGCCTAGATGGGTTGGGGGCGGTATTGGCCCAAGTAcaaaaggggagggagagggttATTGCCTATGCTAGCCGTAGCCTACAGCCAACCGAACGGAACGATCAGAACTATAGCTCTTTTAAGTTAGAACTGCTAGCTTTGAAATGGGCTGTGACGGAGAAATTCAAAGACTATTTGTATGGGGCtgaattcactgtgttcacagACAACAACCCACTGGTTCACCTGGAGACCGCTCGTCTGGGCGCAGTGGAGCAGCGATGGGCGGCCCAACTAGCAAACTTTAGGTATGTCATAAAGTATAGACCGGGTgcccaaaataaaaatgcagatgCTCTCTCCAGGTTGCCAGAAGTACAGGACCAAAGACCCTTCCTCGCTGGCAGAGCAGTGGTGGAGGAGCCGCCCGGGGCAGAACGACAGGACTCAATGCCGCCCCTCACCAGCGGAGCAGTGGTGGAGGAGCAGTCCTGGGCAGACCGACAGGCTGGGGACCCGGAACTGAGGCTGATACGACAGCGGAAGGAGCAGGGGCTGCCTCCTTTAGAGACCAACCGCCGGGACTCTCCATACGTATACCAACTACAGAGAGAATGGGATAACCTGGTGCTGCGAGATGGCATTCTGGGGCGACTACATCGGGAGACGGGGACCGGAGGAGAGGTTTTTCAAGTGGTGGTCCCCAAACGAGAAACTAAAGAGGTGTGGGGGATGTACCATGACAAGATGGGACACCCGAGTGGAGAAAGGACTCTCACCACCCTGCAACGGCGTTGCTATTGGCCGAGGATGAACGAGGACGTAAGAGAGTGGACAGCAGCCTGCCCCCAATGCGTCTGCGCGAAGGCTGGGGCCGAGGTAAAAGTTCCCCTTTTACCCATTTTGACTAGTTACCCATTTGAAGTAGTGGGAGTAGACTACCTGTCTTTGGGGCGGCCGGAGGATAGGCACCCCTACATATTAGTTATAACGGATCTGTTTTCTAAGTATGCCCTGGCAGTACCGACCCGAGACCAGTCAGCGAATACCACAGCACAGGCCCTGTACAACCACTTGATCCAGATCTTCGGCTGCCCCGAGCGTATCCTGACTGATCGAGGAGCAACATTTGAATCATCAGTAATGAAAGAACTGTGCCAGCTTTATGGCTGCCTAAAGAGCCGCACTACCGCCTACCACCCGCAGGGGAATGGGGCATGCGAGAGGTTCAACCAGACTTTGTTGGGGCTGTTGAATTCCTTGGAAGAAGTAAGTCAAGCCCAGTGGCCAAGTCGACTGCCCGCTCTTGTACAGGCATATAACAACACCTTGCACAGTACCACTGGGATGACACCACATTTTGTGGTGTTTGGAAGACATGCCAGGCTGCCCGTGGACTGGGTAGCCGGGTTGAAGCCTACGATGGAGCCCCATACCCTGTCGGGTTGGGTGAAGGAACACCAAAGAGCCTTACAACAGGCTTATCAGACAGTAACCCAGCAAACGCGACAACAACAGGACCGGGATCGGACCAGATATAACAAAAGGACGCAGCTGGCGCCACTGCTTCCCGGAGAACGAGTGCTGGTCAGAAATTTCCGCAGGAGGGCTAAAGGGAAGTTGAATTGGCGGTGGGTCCCAGAACCATATGTGGTGGTGAAACAGCTGAGAGAAGGTCATCCGGTCTACCTACTTCAGCCAGAAGGTAAAGAGGCACCCACTCGTACAGTACATAGAAATAACCTCCAAACATGCCCGTTGGACCTGTTACCATCCAGACAGGAACCAGAGGAACCGCAGCCTGCTGTGTCCCCGCAAATGGAACCCATGCCCCCTCCAACGTGTTGGCTGCCCAGATGGGTGGCAGCTGGTCCTAGCCAGCCACCAGCGGAGCAAGACCCGGTATTGGACCAACCACCTGGCCCTCCAGTAGAACTGGCAGCCCAAAAAGAGAGAGTAAACCCTTTGACGATACGCCGCTCTACACGGCCGAATTTGGGTCTGCCCCCTGCTCGGTATAATAGTGAGTAGATGGTCGGGACGACCACCAATAAAGAGGGGGGGAAATGTCAAAGGTAGATTACACTGTGATGTTTGCATGGGTTTGCTGTGATTTTGGTTTGggtttattgcatgtgtttgctgtgttttctgtttgggtttattgTGGCATGTCTTTTATAATTGTTGAATTGCATGGTTGGTTTTGTGGTggctttatttcctgttttgtaGGTGGGTTTTCTTTATGGAGAATGGAGACCCTCCcccctgtttgttgttgtcgctCGGACTTAACAAGCTCAGAATTACATAAGTGGACACACCTGGGCTTGATGAGGGCAGGTGTGTGAGAACAAGGCGGTGAAAAGGAGAGAAGCCacacagaagagacagagaagccACGGGGAAGCAACGGGCGAGGGCAAGAGGAACTggcggaagaggaggagagcagagcagaatcGAAGCAAGAGAAGTGAAGCCAAAGAGACACGGAGGAGGGCGGTAGCTGAGACGAGTGGACGGACGGGAGAAGCGTCTACGATAGACACTCCGAGAAGGACTGAAACGCGAGAAAGCAGATAAGTAAAGGAACGTCTGCCGGCTAACCTCGGAGAGTGTGTGGCGTGAAGTACTGCTTGTGATCTGTGTTCtgagagctctctctctctctgtccctcccaGTACCAGCTACGGAGCAACAAAGACGCTACGCCGACTGGACGAAGAAGGACCCCGGCTTCCGGGAGTGAAACGTGGCTGCCGTTTGCATCATTGCTGCCTTGGACTGAAACGAACATTGAACCATAAACGATAAGGACATGACTCTTAGTATATTATATGAATTTTAACCCTTCCTAGCTGTCTTTTATATGTGTTGTTTGTTAGTCTTAATCTGGTTTTAGTTTTagaataaagaattacatttagactaagctgtgttgtgtgtcctaATTTGTCAGTGGGAAGGTTTTAACTGCTGGTAGACCGcctatagtttaaaaaaaaaaaaaagaaagaacacccCCTCCTCTCGGTGGGTTtgtgacatgtgtgtgtgtgtgtgttaaatattaCCTGGGTCCGTGTGACCCAGACAGACGAGGCCGTGGTATAGGTGACATACAGTCAAACGCGGGAACGGGTCCCGGAGACCCAAAGGGCCGGGTTCGCTCTAGTAAACGTTACATGAACTGAAAACCAACGTGGGTCCCTGGGAACCAAAGGTCAATGCAAAAGGTCAAATAAAACGAATGTGTCTCTGTGAcccaataaaaaacacaaggattattctgtaaatctctctctctctctctctctctctctctctctctctctctctctctctctgtgtgtgtgtgtgtgtgtgtgtgtgtgtgtgtgtgtgttaaatattaCCTGGGTCCGTGTGACCCAGACAGACGAGGCCGTGGTACAGGTGACATACATTCAAACGCGGGGACGGGTCCTGGAGACCCAAAGGGCCGGGTTCGCTGTAGTAGACATGACATGAATTGAAAACAAAcgtgggtccctgggacccgaggGTCAATGCAACAGGTCAACTAAACCGAATGTGTCCCTGTGACCCGATGGAACACACAAGGGTTATTctgtaaatctctctctctctctctctctctctctctctctctctctctctctctgtgtgtgtgtgtgggtgggtgtgtgtgtgtgtgtgtgtgtgtgtgtgaaatgggcTGAAACAAGCTTCGGACCCAAGGGCAAATTCAAAAGGTCACATAACCTGCACGGGTCCCCTTGACCCgatggacaacacaagggttaagtaaaaacacatgttcagttttgtgcattgttgttttgttgtgtgttatcTGTCATATAAAACAATGTCTTCCGCATAAAAAagttatgtatttgtttaagaCTTGATGAAATATACTAAGGGTGCTCCGATCAGGATTTTTGGGGCCGATCACCGATTGCTGAAAGCAGTATTGGTTGATACCGATCACCGATCACCTGTCACCGATCACTGGGTCTATCTGAAGCCTTCTATTTATCATGTCATATATTAAATTTTAATAGTcttaacaaaaatgtatatgtaCTAAAATTAACAGAagataatgtattgtgaattgTCAACTGTTTACGTTTATTGACAGGAAACGTTCAACATTCTACTTCCTTAGAAACACACCTTTAACAGCTTAGAGCTTAACAAATAAGCCTTATTTCGAAATAAGATACAAAAAATCTGTCATTGTTAATTTACACAAACTTAAAGTGTACTTAAACTTAAAGTgcagagcaaagaaaacaaaatcaaatatcttGGGATGTCAAGATAAAAAGGCATAAGGTGTGTATTTTAGGCTTGCCCTGCGGTAATGAACTAAAAATAGAAGCAGTGGGAACAGTCACACATCTTTAGAGAATATATCACTAATTGTTTGGCTTTTTGTCCTAGCTCCAAATCTAAAATGTCCTTTCAAtcactgcagacattttttCAGTAGTAATAACAAAGTTTTGTAAATTTCAAACAAATCCTAACTGTAAATGTTCTTTTAGCTCCTTTAAATCtacatacatttaaagtgcACAGCATGGAAATCATGAGTCAATGAGAAAGACAGAAGAGGAATAGAGAGTAGTAAAGCCCTTTCTCTTAAAGCTTACTTGTTAAGCATCAATGGCAGATTTTTCTTCAGAAATATAAGCATCTCTGCATTTTTGGCAGACAACTTGTTCCTCTTCTCATCTACAATATTCCCTGCTGTGCTAAAAAGTCGCTCACTATCTACACTTGTGCATGGAGCACAGAGGTAGGCTCGTGCTGCTTGTGCGAGAGCGGGGAAACGACTTTTATTGTCTCGCCAAAAAACAAGCGGCTGTCCGCTCCGTGGGATGACTGGCTCTGATAGGTAGAGGTTCATCTGCGATGATGTTGAGGTGCTGATGTCACCGCCACCATGCTCCCCATCTTCATCCAACAACTCAGCATACATAGCGTGTAAGGAGCCAGCTCGTGGTACTTTCTCTGGGGGCTCGGTGCCAGTCGCTTCCAAACTCGCCTCACCATTTTGCTGCTCCTGTCCAGTAGCAAGGACATCAGAAAGCAGCCCGCGAATCTGGGGCTTGAGTGCGTCGGAGAAATATCTGtctttatacctttttttttggttaaaaagaaaaagaaaactttaatgGATTACTTAAATAAGAATCAGAAAAACTTTTTGAACTCAAAGGGGAAATTGGGTTAAGTTACAGCCTCTACTTTcaagaaaagaaatatgtaaCACCATAGACATTGTtctattatttaatatatttcatAGTTTAGATAGTGAACTAGTCTTGGCCAAATAGGCAATAGCATACTCCAAATTTGCATTTTACTCTATAGTCTTAATTCTTCttctaaatgtttatttttctagTAAATTTGAAGGAAATGCCAGCCTAGCCTGCCTACTAAAAGATTACAACACTAATCATTTCAGGCATGTAACAGTCATTTAGgccaaaatagatttttttcttgcaaGATAAAATATACTTCAATTGACAGGTACTGTGGCCCCAACACTGGCAATGTACACATCATCGCAGACCTGTATGCTGAGGTCATTGGAGTCCTTACACAGTCAAAGGAAGTCAGCTTAAATCTGCCTGTTAGTTAAATACCGGCTGATTTGTCACTTTCTCAGTCAAACCTAACCTCTCATTAGTTtagggagtttttttttgtaagtgtagatgtatatatgtttttgtgCGTGTGCTCAGGTTTCAAGCAGTGAGGAAGAAGTTCATCACAGAACTGAAGGAGCTCAGGCTAAAAGAGCAGAGTCCCTATGTGGTCCAGAGCATCATCAGTCTCATCATGGGCATGAAGTTCTTCCGGGTGAAAATGTATCCTGTGGAGGATTTTGAGGCTTCTTTTCAGTTCATGCAGGtaaattaaaaagtcattttttcatgCATATTTGTCAAAGAGTTACCACAGTAAGTGGGGCTGATACGTGTTTTTTTGCACTGCCGCTCCTTTGTTCAAACTCAGCAGCTGTCCGTAGCAAAGGCTCATAAAGTTAGATGAGTAACGATCAAAGGTGAGGTTtggagcccgaccgatatatcggtgggccgatattaggcatttgcCGATCCGATGGTATCAGCATCTATAATGgccaattaaaataataataataataattcatcgGAATTATTTATgatgacaaatacatttctgtcaaattaatatttaattaataaaaacggactgtgaaccatgttatgagcattgATGTtcagaggtgtagtggtaaaaaaagaggtgggtaaactataaattctgtgatcaggtggaccacgacgcgatcaccgataaggggggccacggcctacctgatgacatgtttgtttcaTTGTTTCCTCACAGGTCACACAATCAGTTCAGTTCATACATTAATCGAatttcttgttaaaaagactcaagaaggaattatatggttgaaatctataaagtttactaaatgacaaaacagagacaacaaaaatatgtgtaaaatattcacattaacaagctggaatcaaaattttgtctttaaaatattactcaaaccaactaatcaattatcaaaatagtgatGATGGagtttattatatataaatacatacattttctccataagaatttaattatcagccataatgtataaaccatccgaggtagactgacccagtttctgtatgatatcaaccttgtaacattataagaaaaacaattatccactATTTTACGcagaaaaactacattacccacaatcctaagcataacagcaacgtttctgattggtcaaacttgctgttaccatagaaacgtttACCGTAACAGCTAGAGCGACAACAATAACAACCCTAGTACCTTCCAAGCAGcactgcctggaaggcaacgcTGGGGGAATATACACCAAACTCCGCAAGAGATTGGTCAACACTGACCGTAATGCAGCGCAATCTGAGACTTCGTCttaggtttaacaacctatgaaactaataatgaacaatatgaaactaaaacgacacaagcttaatttagaatggctttgggacgataggctattcagaggtggataaacgcactttggaggtgggtaaacgccatttccgaattttgagaggtgcataaacggcgtttacgtgcgtttagcctccactacatcactgttggtgttgcatagtttctcaaccagagggcgctctacaacatccttgtttgttatggtttggtttttatgtcttattttattgtagaaatctgttttactgtgtttaattcttagcctggttctgtcaTGTCTTGTAATTATTGTATggtatttttggtcttgtcttgtatatgttctgtttcctgttttattttgaagtctgggtctctgtctcaAGAGGCTTGATAATCAAACTCCTTTTggagaaaacaaatggaattcTGCTATGTTGTCAGTTAAGAAGCCAGCCACAGGGTGCTGCAGTTGCCTAGCAACGGTGCTAAGCTGCAGTCATTCTGAACTCTGACATCATATTCTAAAATGGCTTTGATCCTTTTTGATGTGATGTCATATAACTTTCTTCATTTTGACATCAATGTGACATCACCAGACGTCAAAACAAATTGATTATGTTAACTCAGGGTTAAGGCTTTGTCATTTCAACTGGTAACCACTAAACACAGTGTCTTGTTTTACAGGTAAGTCCGATCTGTGTCAGAGACAATCTTCAGACAAACGAACAACATCTCCAATCGACAAGTCTGATCCAGACAGCAACAGTTAAAGAAGTCTGATCCAAGTCATTGTCTAGGGTCATTCTTTAACCACCAACGGAAACAAGCCTTTTGAGTCTAAGGGATCACTGGCGGAAACATGAGCACAGCCAGTTTCAGTGGAATCAAAGGGCCCAGCAAGATAGCTAGGTCAACTGGGACAGCAGCTTCCAAGACCAACCCCAGCACAGTGCTGTGTGCGGTTGGTAAAGCTGCT
This window encodes:
- the LOC116678984 gene encoding protein furry homolog-like encodes the protein MFIFLIKYTSIDRYCGPNTGNVHIIADLYAEVIGVLTQSKFQAVRKKFITELKELRLKEQSPYVVQSIISLIMGMKFFRVKMYPVEDFEASFQFMQVN